A genome region from Erythrolamprus reginae isolate rEryReg1 chromosome 4, rEryReg1.hap1, whole genome shotgun sequence includes the following:
- the LOC139166300 gene encoding mastermind-like protein 2 isoform X2: MGDTAPPQALGLLGGGGGGPMAAAAAPRVHSAIVERLRARIAVCRQHHLTCEGRYERGRAESSERERESTLQLLNLVQHGQAARKGSKHGKAAAGGGGGTAGGNGSAATNAAAPPASDYYPPQLMGNGSAGGRSGINGEQTGAPGGGGGGEPRNPALVAIY, encoded by the coding sequence ATGGGGGACACGGCGCCCCCTCAAGCGCTGGGGCTCCtcggcggaggcggcggcggcccgatggcggcggcggcggccccgCGGGTCCACAGCGCGATCGTGGAGCGGCTCCGGGCTCGCATCGCCGTCTGCCGCCAGCACCACTTGACCTGCGAGGGCCGCTACGAGCGCGGCCGGGCCGAGAGCTCGGAGCGCGAGCGGGAGAGCACCTTGCAGCTCCTCAACCTGGTGCAGCACGGCCAGGCGGCCCGCAAGGGAAGCAAGCACGGCAAAGCGgcggcgggaggaggaggagggacggCCGGGGGCAACGGCTCAGCCGCCACCAACGCCGCGGCACCCCCGGCGAGTGACTACTACCCCCCGCAGCTGATGGGCAACGGGAGCGCCGGTGGCAGGAGTGGGATCAACGGGGAGCAGACGGGCGcccctggcggcggcggaggaggagagcccAGGAATCCTGCCCTGGTGGCG
- the LOC139166300 gene encoding mastermind-like protein 2 isoform X1, with the protein MGDTAPPQALGLLGGGGGGPMAAAAAPRVHSAIVERLRARIAVCRQHHLTCEGRYERGRAESSERERESTLQLLNLVQHGQAARKGSKHGKAAAGGGGGTAGGNGSAATNAAAPPASDYYPPQLMGNGSAGGRSGINGEQTGAPGGGGGGEPRNPALVAVVSLLE; encoded by the coding sequence ATGGGGGACACGGCGCCCCCTCAAGCGCTGGGGCTCCtcggcggaggcggcggcggcccgatggcggcggcggcggccccgCGGGTCCACAGCGCGATCGTGGAGCGGCTCCGGGCTCGCATCGCCGTCTGCCGCCAGCACCACTTGACCTGCGAGGGCCGCTACGAGCGCGGCCGGGCCGAGAGCTCGGAGCGCGAGCGGGAGAGCACCTTGCAGCTCCTCAACCTGGTGCAGCACGGCCAGGCGGCCCGCAAGGGAAGCAAGCACGGCAAAGCGgcggcgggaggaggaggagggacggCCGGGGGCAACGGCTCAGCCGCCACCAACGCCGCGGCACCCCCGGCGAGTGACTACTACCCCCCGCAGCTGATGGGCAACGGGAGCGCCGGTGGCAGGAGTGGGATCAACGGGGAGCAGACGGGCGcccctggcggcggcggaggaggagagcccAGGAATCCTGCCCTGGTGGCG